A genomic stretch from Cellulomonas sp. KRMCY2 includes:
- a CDS encoding cystathionine beta-synthase has protein sequence MKYAEHISELVGNTPLVRLNAVTAGLSATILAKVEYLSPGGSVKDRIALKMIEAAEASGELRAGGTIVEPTSGNTGVGLALVGQRKGYSCIFVCPDKVSQDKRDVLTAYGARVVVTPTAVAPEHPESYYSVSDRLVAEIEGAWKPNQYENPNGPASHYETTGPEIWADTDGRVTHFVAGVGTGGTITGTGRFLKDASADRSPDAGGRVRVVGADPAGSIYSGGDGRPYLVEGVGEDFWPGAFDPTVPDEIIAITDADSFEMTRRLAREEGLLVGGSCGMAVVAALRLARRLQDEDPGSAARAVIVVLLPDGGRGYLSKIFSDRWMRSYGFLHAESGAVVGDVLRAKSGTMPDLVHVHPTDTVRDAIEILHDFGVSQMPVVNAEPPVKSGEVTGSVGERELLDAVFSGRAQLADRVDKHMGPRLPLLGVGESVEAARVALQSADAVMVVQDGDPIGVLTRQDLLGYLAR, from the coding sequence GTGAAGTACGCCGAACACATCTCCGAGCTCGTCGGCAACACCCCGCTGGTCCGACTCAACGCGGTCACCGCCGGGCTGTCCGCGACGATCCTGGCGAAGGTCGAGTACCTGAGCCCGGGCGGCTCGGTCAAGGACCGCATCGCGCTCAAGATGATCGAGGCGGCCGAGGCGTCGGGTGAGCTCAGGGCCGGTGGCACGATCGTCGAGCCGACCAGTGGGAACACCGGTGTCGGCCTCGCGCTGGTCGGCCAGCGCAAGGGCTACTCGTGCATCTTCGTGTGCCCCGACAAGGTCTCCCAGGACAAGCGCGACGTGCTGACCGCCTACGGTGCGCGGGTCGTGGTCACCCCGACCGCCGTCGCGCCGGAGCACCCCGAGTCGTACTACTCGGTCTCCGACCGCCTGGTCGCCGAGATCGAGGGCGCCTGGAAGCCGAACCAGTACGAGAACCCCAACGGACCGGCGAGCCACTACGAGACGACCGGCCCGGAGATCTGGGCCGACACCGACGGCCGGGTCACGCACTTCGTGGCAGGCGTCGGCACCGGCGGGACGATCACCGGCACCGGCCGCTTCCTCAAGGACGCCAGCGCCGACCGTTCGCCCGACGCCGGGGGACGCGTGCGGGTGGTCGGCGCCGACCCGGCCGGGTCGATCTACTCCGGCGGCGACGGGCGCCCGTACCTCGTGGAGGGCGTCGGCGAGGACTTCTGGCCCGGCGCGTTCGACCCGACGGTGCCGGACGAGATCATCGCGATCACGGATGCGGACTCCTTCGAGATGACCCGACGGCTCGCCCGTGAGGAGGGTCTGCTGGTCGGCGGCTCGTGCGGCATGGCGGTCGTCGCAGCCCTGCGGCTGGCGCGGCGCCTGCAGGACGAGGATCCCGGGTCCGCGGCACGAGCCGTGATCGTGGTGCTCCTGCCCGACGGCGGTCGTGGGTACCTCTCGAAGATCTTCTCCGACCGCTGGATGCGGTCCTACGGGTTCCTGCACGCCGAGAGCGGCGCCGTGGTCGGCGACGTGCTGCGTGCCAAGTCCGGCACGATGCCCGACCTGGTCCACGTGCACCCGACCGACACCGTGCGCGACGCGATCGAGATCCTGCACGACTTCGGCGTCTCGCAGATGCCCGTCGTGAACGCCGAGCCCCCCGTGAAGTCCGGCGAGGTGACCGGCTCGGTCGGCGAGCGCGAGCTCCTGGACGCCGTCTTCAGCGGCCGCGCCCAGCTCGCCGACCGGGTGGACAAGCACATGGGCCCGAGGCTGCCACTGCTCGGGGTGGGCGAGAGCGTCGAGGCGGCCCGCGTCGCACTGCAGTCCGCCGACGCGGTCATGGTCGTGCAGGACGGCGACCCGATCGGTGTGCTCACCCGGCAGGACCTGCTGGGCTACCTCGCCCGCTGA
- a CDS encoding uracil-DNA glycosylase has protein sequence MSTPAPRPLPHPRTGQPFASPVPPGTGWPGDTAGPSTPVARTPREVERRAAEASDLAALDTCSTVCRACPRLVAWREDVAVTKRRAFRDQPYWGRPAAGFGDPAAGVLVVGLAPAAHGANRTGRLFTGDRSGDWLFAALHRAGLASQATSVDAADGLQLTGARMAAAVRCAPPDNTPSPAERDTCRPWLQREVELTAPTVRVVLALGAFGWQASLSVVRALGWSVPRPAPRFGHGAVAALTRPDGVVVHLVGCYHVSQQNTQTGRLTEPMLDAVVSTCLDLAGCAADHVRSVAGCL, from the coding sequence ATGAGCACGCCCGCACCCAGGCCGCTGCCGCACCCGCGGACGGGGCAGCCCTTCGCCTCGCCGGTTCCGCCCGGCACGGGCTGGCCGGGGGACACCGCGGGGCCATCCACCCCGGTCGCCCGGACACCGCGCGAGGTCGAGCGTCGCGCAGCCGAGGCGAGCGACCTCGCCGCGCTCGACACCTGCTCGACGGTGTGTCGCGCCTGCCCACGGCTGGTCGCCTGGCGCGAGGACGTGGCGGTGACCAAGCGCCGTGCATTCCGCGACCAGCCGTACTGGGGACGCCCGGCCGCAGGTTTCGGGGACCCCGCTGCCGGTGTGCTCGTCGTCGGGCTCGCGCCCGCAGCGCACGGCGCCAACCGCACCGGCCGTCTGTTCACCGGTGACCGGTCGGGCGACTGGCTCTTCGCCGCCCTGCACCGAGCCGGCCTCGCGTCGCAGGCCACGAGCGTCGACGCCGCCGACGGACTGCAGCTGACGGGCGCGCGGATGGCGGCGGCCGTGCGGTGCGCCCCACCGGACAACACGCCGTCGCCGGCCGAGCGGGACACCTGCCGGCCGTGGCTGCAGCGGGAGGTCGAGCTGACTGCGCCGACCGTGCGGGTCGTGCTGGCGCTGGGCGCCTTCGGGTGGCAGGCGTCGCTCTCGGTCGTGCGTGCGCTCGGGTGGTCGGTGCCGCGCCCGGCCCCGCGCTTCGGCCACGGCGCCGTCGCAGCCCTGACCCGGCCCGACGGCGTCGTCGTGCACCTGGTCGGCTGCTATCACGTCTCCCAGCAGAACACCCAGACCGGCCGCCTGACCGAGCCGATGCTCGACGCCGTGGTGTCCACCTGCCTCGACCTCGCCGGGTGTGCTGCGGATCATGTCCGGTCCGTGGCCGGATGCTTGTGA
- a CDS encoding FKBP-type peptidyl-prolyl cis-trans isomerase: protein MPENLPTASGVFGDKPVLTFPDTPAPTGLGVQVLSRGEGELVVSGDDIEVNYYGQVWGGRMFDNSYDRGSSISFPIGVGAVIGGWDEGLVGQQVGSRVLLSIPPHLGYGDRGMPQAGIGGADTLVFVVDIKGTSTR, encoded by the coding sequence ATGCCCGAGAACCTGCCCACCGCGTCCGGCGTCTTCGGCGACAAGCCGGTGCTGACCTTCCCCGACACGCCCGCCCCGACGGGTCTCGGCGTCCAGGTGCTGTCCCGCGGTGAGGGCGAGCTCGTCGTGTCCGGTGACGACATCGAGGTCAACTACTACGGACAGGTGTGGGGCGGTCGGATGTTCGACAACTCCTACGACCGCGGTTCGTCGATCTCGTTCCCGATCGGCGTCGGTGCCGTGATCGGTGGCTGGGACGAGGGTCTGGTCGGCCAGCAGGTCGGCTCCCGCGTGCTGCTCTCGATCCCCCCGCACCTCGGCTACGGCGACCGGGGCATGCCGCAGGCCGGCATCGGCGGCGCCGACACCCTGGTGTTCGTCGTGGACATCAAGGGCACCAGCACGCGCTGA
- a CDS encoding response regulator transcription factor, with translation MTTVLLVDDQALLRMGFRLVLEAEPDLEVVGEAGDGRSAITQVAALRPEVVLMDVRMPGMNGIEATGQIVAAHPGTRVLILTTFDLDEYAFAALRAGASGFLLKDARPAELVTAIRSIASGDAVVSPRVTRRMLEMFAGSLPATGRTPAGGIDPRLAELTPRELEVLRCMAEGLSNAEIAERLFLSEATVKTHVGRILAKLGVRDRVQAVVLCYETGLVGG, from the coding sequence ATGACGACAGTGCTCCTGGTGGACGACCAGGCCCTGCTGCGGATGGGCTTCCGGCTCGTCCTGGAGGCCGAGCCGGACCTCGAGGTGGTCGGCGAGGCAGGCGACGGCCGGAGCGCGATCACCCAGGTCGCCGCGCTGCGGCCGGAGGTGGTCCTGATGGACGTGCGGATGCCGGGGATGAACGGGATCGAGGCCACCGGGCAGATCGTGGCCGCCCACCCCGGTACCCGGGTCCTGATCCTGACGACCTTCGACCTCGACGAGTACGCCTTCGCCGCGCTGCGGGCCGGGGCCAGTGGCTTCCTGCTCAAGGACGCCCGGCCGGCCGAGCTCGTCACCGCCATCCGCTCGATCGCCTCCGGTGACGCCGTGGTCTCACCCCGGGTGACGCGTCGGATGCTCGAGATGTTCGCCGGCAGTCTGCCGGCCACCGGCCGGACGCCCGCCGGCGGCATCGACCCCCGGCTCGCCGAGCTCACCCCACGTGAGCTCGAGGTGCTGCGGTGCATGGCCGAGGGACTGTCGAACGCGGAGATCGCCGAGCGGCTGTTCCTCTCCGAGGCGACGGTCAAGACGCACGTCGGGCGGATCCTGGCGAAGCTCGGCGTGCGCGACCGCGTCCAGGCGGTCGTGCTCTGCTACGAGACCGGACTCGTCGGGGGCTAG
- a CDS encoding Ppx/GppA phosphatase family protein, which yields MRRVAAIDCGTNSIRLLVADIDLASGTLTDVDRRMEVVRLGQGVDRTGRIAPEALERTLDATRRYAAACTELGVEHVRFVATSASRDAENRQEFIDGVRAAIGVEPEVVGGQEEALLSFRGATGVLGGKHPGPFLVVDLGGGSTEIVLGTTSPVAAYSMDVGCVRITERHLHSDPPTAQEIAAASADVVAALDAAGKVIPFGRTATLVGLAGSVTTVTAHALDLERYDPARIDGSVLPIDRVLASCRTLLAMTRVRRAVVPFMHHGRVDVIGAGALVWSDIVSRVRAEVGIAGGRLNTVVTSEHDILDGIAWSAAERS from the coding sequence ATGAGACGCGTGGCCGCCATCGACTGTGGGACCAACTCCATCCGGCTCCTGGTCGCCGACATCGACCTGGCGTCCGGGACGCTGACCGACGTCGACCGTCGGATGGAGGTGGTGCGGCTGGGCCAGGGTGTCGACCGGACCGGTCGGATCGCCCCGGAGGCCCTCGAGCGGACCCTCGACGCCACCCGGCGCTATGCCGCCGCCTGCACCGAGCTGGGTGTCGAGCACGTGCGCTTCGTGGCGACGTCGGCCTCACGCGACGCGGAGAACCGGCAGGAGTTCATCGACGGTGTGCGCGCCGCGATCGGTGTCGAGCCCGAGGTCGTCGGTGGTCAGGAGGAGGCGCTGCTCTCGTTCCGGGGCGCGACCGGAGTCCTGGGCGGCAAGCACCCCGGCCCGTTCCTCGTGGTCGACCTCGGGGGCGGTTCGACCGAGATCGTGCTGGGCACGACGTCGCCCGTGGCGGCGTACTCGATGGACGTGGGCTGCGTGCGGATCACCGAACGACACCTGCACAGCGACCCGCCCACCGCGCAGGAGATCGCTGCCGCGAGCGCCGACGTCGTGGCGGCCCTCGACGCCGCCGGCAAGGTCATCCCCTTCGGCCGGACGGCGACGCTGGTGGGTCTGGCAGGGTCCGTCACCACTGTCACCGCGCACGCGCTCGACCTGGAACGGTACGACCCGGCCCGGATCGACGGCTCGGTGCTGCCGATCGACCGCGTGCTGGCCTCGTGCCGCACGTTGCTGGCCATGACCAGGGTTCGGCGCGCCGTCGTGCCGTTCATGCACCACGGACGGGTCGACGTCATCGGGGCCGGTGCGCTGGTGTGGTCGGACATCGTCTCGCGGGTCCGGGCCGAGGTCGGGATTGCCGGTGGTCGGCTCAACACTGTCGTCACCTCGGAGCACGACATCCTCGACGGGATCGCCTGGAGCGCCGCCGAGCGCTCCTGA
- a CDS encoding septum formation initiator family protein translates to MAGTEDTEPAPRHLARLISVRALVLSVVLLVGFTMLFPTIRAYLGQRAELDALASDVVVAEQTERDLQVELDRWSDPAFVQAQARARLSYVLPGETSYRVIDPEFVVETPTVEGATPGPVAGPTLPMGGAVTPWYTTVWESVRIAGESAMPEPDATERQ, encoded by the coding sequence GTGGCCGGCACCGAGGACACCGAACCCGCGCCCCGACATCTTGCCCGGCTGATCTCGGTGCGGGCGCTCGTCCTGTCCGTCGTGCTCCTGGTCGGCTTCACGATGCTGTTCCCGACCATCCGGGCCTACCTGGGGCAGCGGGCCGAGCTGGACGCCCTCGCGTCCGACGTGGTGGTCGCCGAGCAGACGGAGCGGGACCTGCAGGTAGAGCTCGACCGCTGGAGCGACCCCGCCTTCGTGCAGGCGCAGGCCCGGGCGCGGTTGTCGTACGTCCTGCCGGGGGAGACCTCGTATCGCGTCATCGACCCTGAGTTCGTCGTCGAGACCCCGACTGTCGAGGGTGCGACGCCGGGTCCGGTGGCCGGTCCCACGCTGCCGATGGGTGGTGCGGTGACGCCCTGGTACACCACCGTGTGGGAGTCGGTCCGGATCGCCGGTGAGTCGGCGATGCCCGAACCGGACGCGACGGAGCGGCAGTGA
- a CDS encoding NAD(P)/FAD-dependent oxidoreductase yields the protein MSEMQAPAGQVRAARPRKVPRIVILGGGYVGFYTALRLRRRLGRREVAIAVVDPRSYMTYQPFLPEAAAGSLEPRHVVVSHRRELKGVDVLTGRVTQIRHADRTVRIAPVEGAEYEITYDHLVVALGSVARTLPIPGLAERAIGFKQVEEAIALRNHVLNRLDVAASTWDPELRRSMLTFTFVGAGFAGIEAIAEVEDMARAAVRYYDGLSPEDLRFVMIEGSTRILPELGAQMGGYALDQLRKRRIEVHLSTFLSSCVDGHVVTSTGLEYDSATIVWTAGVRANPVLGSSDLPLDELGRVLALPTLQVAQADGTVVDGAWTAGDCAAVPDLANPGAFCSPSAQHAVRQARHLGDNLARALRSAEPTEYRHKHVGTVASLGLGKGVAQVYGIKLRGWPAWFMHRTYHMAQMPTFNRKVRIVLDWTLALFFHRELVALGRLHDPRADFRDASAPRPPTAGAAARTGPDEPLAG from the coding sequence ATGAGTGAGATGCAGGCTCCCGCGGGCCAGGTCCGGGCCGCGCGTCCGCGCAAGGTCCCGCGCATCGTCATCCTCGGCGGTGGGTACGTCGGCTTCTACACGGCGCTGCGCCTGCGCCGACGGCTCGGCAGGCGGGAGGTGGCGATCGCCGTCGTCGACCCGCGGTCCTACATGACCTACCAGCCGTTCCTGCCGGAGGCCGCGGCCGGCTCGCTCGAGCCACGGCACGTCGTGGTCTCCCACCGGCGCGAGCTCAAGGGTGTCGACGTCCTCACCGGACGCGTCACGCAGATCCGGCACGCCGACCGGACCGTGCGGATCGCGCCGGTCGAGGGAGCCGAGTACGAGATCACCTACGACCACCTCGTCGTCGCGCTCGGCTCGGTCGCCCGGACGCTGCCGATCCCCGGGCTGGCCGAGCGGGCCATCGGGTTCAAGCAGGTCGAGGAGGCGATCGCCCTGCGCAACCACGTGCTCAACCGGCTGGACGTCGCCGCGTCCACCTGGGACCCGGAGCTGCGCCGCTCGATGCTCACGTTCACCTTCGTCGGGGCGGGCTTCGCCGGCATCGAGGCGATCGCCGAGGTCGAGGACATGGCCCGCGCCGCCGTGCGGTACTACGACGGGCTCAGCCCCGAGGACCTGCGGTTCGTGATGATCGAGGGATCGACCCGGATCCTGCCGGAGCTCGGTGCCCAGATGGGCGGCTACGCCCTGGACCAGCTCCGCAAGCGCCGGATCGAGGTGCACCTGTCGACGTTCCTCAGCTCGTGCGTGGACGGGCACGTGGTCACCTCGACCGGCCTGGAGTACGACTCCGCGACCATCGTGTGGACGGCGGGCGTTCGCGCCAACCCGGTCCTCGGCAGCTCCGACCTCCCGCTCGACGAGCTGGGCCGGGTGCTGGCGCTGCCGACCCTGCAGGTCGCGCAGGCGGACGGCACCGTCGTGGACGGCGCGTGGACGGCGGGGGACTGCGCCGCAGTGCCCGACCTGGCCAACCCCGGCGCCTTCTGCTCGCCCAGCGCCCAGCACGCCGTCCGGCAGGCCCGGCACCTCGGGGACAACCTCGCCAGGGCACTGCGGAGCGCCGAGCCCACCGAGTACCGGCACAAGCACGTCGGGACAGTTGCCTCCCTCGGACTCGGCAAGGGGGTCGCCCAGGTCTACGGCATCAAGCTGCGCGGCTGGCCGGCCTGGTTCATGCACCGCACGTACCACATGGCCCAGATGCCGACCTTCAACCGCAAGGTGCGCATCGTGCTGGACTGGACCTTGGCCCTCTTCTTCCATCGCGAGCTGGTCGCGCTCGGGCGGCTGCACGATCCCCGGGCCGACTTCCGCGACGCGTCCGCTCCCCGGCCGCCGACGGCCGGTGCCGCGGCCCGTACCGGCCCTGACGAGCCCCTGGCAGGATGA
- a CDS encoding DUF501 domain-containing protein — protein MRDNTRSDVSAQDLATLEQQLGRPARGVVAVAARCVCGRPTVVRTLPRLPDGTPFPTTFYLTHPRAVAAVSTLEASGVMKEMTERLGQDEDLAAAYRAAHEHYLAQRAELGEVPEIAGISAGGMPTRVKCLHVLVGHALAAGPGVNPLGDEALEMVRETWRPDVCTC, from the coding sequence GTGCGCGACAACACCCGGTCCGACGTCTCGGCACAGGACCTCGCGACCCTCGAGCAGCAGCTCGGCCGACCGGCGCGCGGCGTCGTCGCGGTCGCGGCGCGGTGCGTGTGCGGGCGTCCGACGGTGGTTCGTACGCTGCCCCGGCTGCCGGACGGCACCCCCTTCCCGACCACCTTCTACCTGACCCACCCGCGGGCCGTGGCGGCGGTCTCGACCCTCGAGGCGTCCGGCGTGATGAAGGAGATGACCGAACGCCTCGGCCAGGACGAGGATCTCGCCGCCGCCTACCGGGCCGCCCACGAGCACTACCTGGCCCAGCGCGCCGAGCTCGGCGAGGTCCCGGAGATCGCGGGCATCTCGGCCGGGGGCATGCCGACGAGGGTCAAGTGCCTGCACGTCCTGGTCGGTCACGCGCTCGCTGCCGGGCCGGGAGTGAACCCGCTCGGCGACGAGGCGCTGGAGATGGTCCGAGAGACCTGGCGGCCGGACGTGTGCACCTGCTGA
- a CDS encoding Bax inhibitor-1/YccA family protein, translating to MSNPVFSSSPVFGEPKRGRTTTIQPSPYGMPQAGSAAMSGIATGSLEQMYGAPAATTRETGRLTYDDVIVKTAGLFAILVTTGALTWALAPQLFFVGMIVGLVLGLVNSFKRNPSPFLIMAYAAAEGVFLGGISAFYDAQWPGIVVQAVLATVATFAACLVLFRSGKVRVTPKLTRWMMVAMGGYLLFSLLNLGLTWFGVLDGWGMRSGPLGIVIGLVAVGLAAFMLIMDFDSIKRGVEQGAPAKFAWSAAFGLVVTLVWMYLEFLRLLAILRGDS from the coding sequence GTGAGCAACCCCGTCTTCAGCAGCAGCCCTGTCTTCGGCGAGCCCAAGCGTGGCCGCACGACGACGATCCAGCCGAGCCCGTACGGCATGCCCCAGGCCGGCTCCGCCGCGATGTCCGGCATCGCGACCGGCAGCCTCGAGCAGATGTACGGCGCGCCCGCCGCGACCACCCGCGAGACCGGCCGCCTGACGTACGACGACGTCATCGTCAAGACCGCCGGCCTGTTCGCCATCCTGGTGACGACCGGCGCCCTGACCTGGGCGCTCGCACCGCAGCTGTTCTTCGTCGGCATGATCGTCGGGCTGGTGCTCGGCCTGGTCAACTCGTTCAAGAGGAACCCGAGCCCGTTCCTGATCATGGCGTACGCCGCTGCCGAGGGCGTCTTCCTCGGTGGCATCAGCGCGTTCTACGACGCGCAGTGGCCGGGCATCGTGGTGCAGGCGGTCCTGGCGACCGTCGCGACCTTCGCCGCCTGCCTCGTGCTCTTCCGATCCGGCAAGGTCCGGGTGACGCCCAAGCTGACCCGCTGGATGATGGTCGCGATGGGCGGCTACCTGCTCTTCTCGCTGCTCAACCTCGGCCTGACCTGGTTCGGCGTGCTGGACGGCTGGGGGATGCGCAGCGGCCCGCTCGGCATCGTCATCGGTCTGGTCGCGGTCGGCCTCGCTGCCTTCATGCTGATCATGGACTTCGACTCGATCAAGCGTGGCGTGGAGCAGGGTGCGCCCGCCAAGTTCGCCTGGTCGGCGGCCTTCGGCCTGGTCGTGACGCTGGTCTGGATGTACCTGGAGTTCCTGCGGCTCCTGGCGATCCTGCGCGGCGACAGCTGA
- a CDS encoding PadR family transcriptional regulator yields the protein MDTTQLLKGVLDVAVLAVVAHEDGYGYDVVRRLRTGGLEAVGEASVYGTLRRLYTSGALTTYVVPSDEGPHRKYYGINAQGRAMLETQRKDWHAFSTALTTLLEPEGEL from the coding sequence ATGGACACGACCCAGCTGCTCAAGGGGGTGCTCGACGTCGCGGTGCTGGCCGTCGTCGCCCACGAGGACGGTTACGGCTACGACGTCGTCCGCCGGCTACGCACGGGCGGGCTGGAGGCGGTGGGCGAGGCATCGGTCTACGGCACGCTGCGCCGCCTCTACACCTCCGGCGCCCTGACCACGTACGTCGTCCCGTCGGACGAGGGCCCGCACCGCAAGTACTACGGCATCAACGCCCAGGGTCGGGCGATGCTCGAGACCCAGCGCAAGGACTGGCACGCCTTCTCGACCGCCCTGACCACCCTGCTCGAGCCCGAAGGGGAGCTGTGA
- a CDS encoding MFS transporter — translation MSTENAPATPGRWWAMATLSMGVALVVMDATVVNVALPVVIEDLGLDASGAQWMNAVYSLVFASLMLTSGRLGDVYGRRRAYSVGLTAFMVASILAGAAWSPAVLIGARFLQGMGAALVLPSTLSTLNAMFTGKERSIAFAIWGSTIGGMAAVGPLVGGWLATDVSWRWAFWLNIPCGLLTLVGIRKHLVETRDPDLPKGTDMLGVPLSALGIGGIVFALIEGQAYGWWLQDSGDLSPVPVSLVLGVILLATFVVVERRRAAAGKVVLIDLGLLRIKSFRFGVVAALVVAMGEFGLLFTLPLLLQGALGYTALGTGVIVLALALGTFLISAATPQLAAKLGQRGVVRLGLSLEALAVGGLAVTLSSSISSWAIAAWLFVYGLGVGLATAQLTSVILVGVPVAESGQASGFQTTVRQLGSALGVAVLGTVLITVLTTSTGDRLDEAGTAAAQRDQAVTIVHQSAGAGIPLLLADPATEAAGQAAADAMIHASKWATGLAAGVLVLGLAATLALPALPADSEGRSTGSRMERAGGRRPTP, via the coding sequence ATGAGCACCGAGAACGCACCAGCAACCCCGGGTCGGTGGTGGGCGATGGCCACCCTGTCGATGGGTGTGGCCCTCGTCGTGATGGACGCGACGGTCGTCAACGTCGCACTCCCGGTCGTCATCGAGGACCTCGGCCTCGACGCCTCCGGCGCACAGTGGATGAACGCCGTCTACTCCCTCGTCTTCGCCTCCCTGATGCTCACCTCGGGACGCCTCGGCGACGTCTACGGCCGCCGCCGCGCCTACTCGGTCGGCCTGACGGCCTTCATGGTCGCCAGCATCCTGGCCGGCGCGGCGTGGAGCCCGGCAGTCCTGATCGGCGCCCGCTTCCTGCAGGGCATGGGCGCGGCGCTCGTCCTGCCCAGCACCCTGTCGACCCTCAATGCGATGTTCACCGGCAAGGAGCGGAGCATCGCGTTCGCCATCTGGGGGTCGACGATCGGCGGAATGGCGGCGGTCGGTCCGCTGGTCGGCGGTTGGCTCGCGACGGACGTCAGCTGGCGCTGGGCCTTCTGGCTGAACATCCCGTGCGGCCTGCTCACCCTTGTCGGCATCCGCAAGCACCTGGTCGAGACCCGCGACCCCGACCTGCCCAAGGGCACCGACATGCTCGGCGTGCCACTCAGCGCGCTCGGCATCGGCGGCATCGTCTTCGCGTTGATCGAGGGGCAGGCCTACGGCTGGTGGCTGCAGGACTCCGGTGACCTGTCCCCCGTGCCGGTGTCCCTCGTGCTCGGCGTGATCCTGCTCGCGACCTTCGTGGTCGTCGAACGACGGCGGGCCGCGGCCGGGAAGGTCGTCCTGATCGACCTCGGCCTGCTGCGCATCAAGAGCTTCAGGTTCGGGGTGGTCGCAGCCCTGGTGGTCGCGATGGGCGAGTTCGGCCTGCTGTTCACCCTGCCGCTGCTGCTGCAGGGCGCCCTCGGCTACACCGCGCTGGGCACCGGGGTCATCGTGCTGGCGCTCGCCCTCGGCACGTTTCTGATCTCCGCCGCGACACCGCAGCTCGCGGCGAAGCTCGGTCAGCGCGGGGTCGTCCGCCTGGGGCTGAGCCTCGAGGCGCTGGCTGTCGGCGGGCTGGCAGTCACCCTGAGCAGCAGCATCTCGAGCTGGGCGATCGCCGCGTGGCTGTTCGTCTACGGTCTCGGCGTCGGTCTCGCGACCGCCCAGCTGACCAGCGTGATCCTGGTCGGGGTGCCGGTCGCCGAGAGCGGCCAGGCGTCGGGGTTCCAGACGACCGTGCGTCAGCTGGGCTCGGCCCTGGGGGTCGCCGTCCTCGGCACCGTGCTGATCACGGTCCTGACCACCTCGACGGGCGACCGCCTGGACGAGGCTGGCACCGCCGCTGCCCAGCGTGACCAGGCCGTGACGATCGTGCACCAGTCCGCGGGCGCCGGGATCCCGCTCCTGCTGGCCGATCCCGCCACCGAGGCTGCGGGTCAGGCGGCGGCCGACGCCATGATCCACGCGAGCAAGTGGGCCACCGGCCTGGCCGCCGGCGTCCTGGTCCTGGGTCTCGCCGCCACCCTCGCACTGCCAGCCCTGCCCGCCGACAGCGAGGGGCGATCAACCGGCAGCCGGATGGAGCGGGCCGGCGGCAGGCGCCCGACACCCTGA